From a single Drosophila sulfurigaster albostrigata strain 15112-1811.04 chromosome 3, ASM2355843v2, whole genome shotgun sequence genomic region:
- the LOC133839911 gene encoding cytochrome P450 6a2-like, producing the protein MLFIIYLLITISAVIAYLLHRNATFWRNRGIPQDPPHPFYGNLVGFRKNRVIHDLVYDYYNKYRKSGHPFVGFNFLQRRSAFIMDIKLAKNVLIKDFTNFADRGQFHNVRDDPLTGHLFNLDGKRWKEMRQKLSPTFTSGKMKFMFPTVIKVSEEFVKVMFEQVPAKTGGSIIEIKELMARFTTDVIGTCAFGIECNTLRTPVTDFRTMAKKAITDMRHGPLLTAFHFSFPNIAAKLRMRMIPDDVHEFFMGLVNETLAYREKEKIKRNDFMEMLIELKQKGTFTLDNGEVITGLDFGELAAQVFVFYLAGFETSSSTMSYCLYELSQHQDIQDKLREEVNAVLEKHNNKLTYECIKDMRYLDQVISETLRLYTIVPFLERKALKDYVVPGHPNYVIPKGTQVIVPACAIHRDEDFYTEPTKFDPDRFSADEVANRDSVEWLPFGDGPRNCVGMRFGQMQTRIGLAQLIQNFKFSVCDETDIPLNYDPKPFVLGTIGGINVRVERV; encoded by the exons ATGTTATTCATCATCTATTTGCTGATCACAATATCGGCGGTAATTGCGTACTTGCTGCATCGCAATGCCACATTCTGGAGAAATCGGGGTATACCCCAAGATCCTCCACATCCATTCTATGGCAATCTTGTGGGATTCCGCAAGAATCGTGTCATCCACGATCTCGTCTATGATTACTACAATAAGTATCGCAAAAGCGGCCATCCATTTGTGGGCTTCAACTTCTTGCAAAGGCGCAGCGCCTTCATTATGGACATCAAGTTGGCCAAGAATGTGCTGATCAAAGATTTCACCAACTTTGCCGATCGCGGACAGTTCCACAATGTGCGAGACGATCCCTTGACTGGTCACCTCTTCAACTTGGATGGCAAACGCTGGAAGGAAATGCGACAGAAGCTTTCACCTACTTTCACTTCCGGCAAAATGAAGTTTATGTTCCCCACGGTCATTAAGGTGTCTGAGGAATTTGTCAAAGTGATGTTCGAACAAGTTCCCGCCAAAACTGGCGGTTCCATCATTGAGATCAAAGAGCTGATGGCTCGCTTCACCACCGATGTCATTGGCACCTGTGCCTTTGGCATTGAGTGCAATACTCTGCGCACTCCGGTCACCGATTTCCGCACCATGGCCAAAAAAGCCATCACCGATATGCGACATGGACCACTCCTCACTGCATTCCACTTTAGTTTCCCAAATATTGCGGCTAAGCTGCGCATGCGAATGATACCCGATGATGTCCACGAGTTCTTTATGGGATTGGTGAACGAAACACTCGCCTACAGAGAAAAGGAGAAGATCAAGCGTAACGACTTCATGGAAATGTTGATTGAACTGAAGCAGAAGGGCACCTTCACTTTGGACAATGGTGAAGTGATCACGGGATTGGATTTCGGCGAGTTGGCTGCTCAAGTCTTTGTCTTCTATCTGGCTGGCTTTGAAACTTCATCGTCTACCATGAGCTACTGCCTCTATGAGCTGTCTCAGCATCAAGACATACAAGACAAACTCAGAGAAGAGGTTAATGCCGTGCTTGAAAAgcataacaacaaattaactTACGAATGCATCAAGGATATGCGTTACTTGGATCAAGTCATCTCAG AAACTCTTCGTCTCTATACGATTGTGCCGTTCTTGGAGCGCAAAGCGCTGAAAGATTATGTTGTTCCCGGACATCCCAATTATGTTATACCTAAGGGCACTCAGGTTATTGTTCCCGCCTGTGCCATTCATCGCGATGAAGATTTCTACACAGAGCCCACCAAATTCGATCCCGATCGCTTCTCAGCCGATGAAGTTGCCAACCGAGACTCTGTCGAGTGGTTGCCCTTCGGTGATGGTCCAAGGAACTGTGTTGGAATGCGTTTTGGCCAAATGCAGACACGTATTGGCCTGGCCCAGTTGATCCAGAACTTCAAGTTCTCGGTATGCGATGAGACTGATATTCCTCTGAACTACGATCCGAAGCCATTTGTGCTGGGTACAATTGGCGGCATCAATGTGCGTGTGGAACGAGTTTAG